One genomic region from bacterium encodes:
- a CDS encoding type II toxin-antitoxin system VapC family toxin, whose amino-acid sequence MEKSTLYIETTILSYLAARSSRDIIVQAHQQITWDWWESQQKNYELYISEIVLQEIMRGDPEAAKKRESFTSNLAILDMSDAVRNLARELVKFLKLPKLAELDALHLSFAIEYEIDYLLTWNCSHLANGLIISKLKEFELKTSRVTPVIVTPEELLSGGEENEVE is encoded by the coding sequence TTGGAAAAGTCAACACTTTATATCGAGACTACTATTTTGAGCTATTTGGCTGCACGTTCCAGTCGGGATATTATAGTTCAGGCACATCAACAAATTACTTGGGATTGGTGGGAATCACAGCAGAAAAACTATGAACTTTACATTTCCGAAATAGTTCTACAAGAAATTATGAGGGGAGATCCAGAAGCAGCCAAAAAGCGGGAATCATTTACTAGTAATCTTGCTATTTTAGATATGTCAGATGCAGTTCGTAATCTGGCTCGTGAATTGGTAAAATTTCTTAAGCTGCCAAAACTTGCAGAATTAGACGCTTTACATTTAAGTTTTGCTATAGAATACGAAATAGATTATCTTTTGACATGGAATTGTTCGCATTTGGCAAATGGGTTGATTATAAGCAAGCTAAAAGAGTTTGAGTTGAAAACATCACGAGTAACGCCGGTAATCGTTACTCCAGAGGAGCTTCTGTCAGGGGGTGAAGAGAATGAAGTGGAGTGA
- the lysA gene encoding diaminopimelate decarboxylase, which translates to MSIKYIKEKLFCNQVAIERVAKEIGTPLYLYDYHQIVENFKNYQEAFQEIDPLICYAYKANSNLSICKTLALLGSGADVVSDGELFKALKAGVSPEKIIFNGNGKSEKDLEYAISCNIFMINVDCKNELYLIDKIACNFNKKVNISIRINPHINPLTHPYIATGLAKSKFGIDVNSALDVYQEASQLKNIIILGVHAHIGSQITTAGLLVENLKKLVKLVEKLSKVNINLSYVNVGGGLGIKYHQEEIPKIKDISKKIIPILKKRNLKLILEPGRSIVGEAGILVSKVLYLKKTPTKKFVVVDAAMNDLIRPSIYDSYHRIIPLEQKNEQVLEEVDVVGGICESGDFLAKNRNMSPLKRGDYLAILDTGAYGFSMSSNYNSRRRPAEVLVKDKEYFVIRHRETYEDLVAKEEFLSDGILRSL; encoded by the coding sequence ATGAGTATAAAATATATTAAAGAAAAACTTTTTTGTAATCAAGTAGCGATAGAAAGAGTAGCTAAAGAAATAGGTACTCCTCTATATTTATATGACTATCATCAAATTGTGGAAAATTTTAAAAATTATCAAGAGGCTTTTCAAGAGATAGATCCTCTTATTTGCTATGCTTATAAAGCTAACTCTAATCTCTCGATCTGCAAAACCTTAGCTCTTTTAGGAAGTGGAGCCGATGTAGTCTCAGATGGAGAGCTCTTTAAAGCTCTTAAAGCAGGAGTTTCCCCTGAAAAGATTATCTTTAATGGCAATGGAAAAAGTGAAAAAGATTTGGAATATGCTATTAGCTGTAATATATTTATGATTAATGTGGATTGCAAGAATGAATTATATCTTATCGATAAAATCGCCTGTAATTTTAATAAAAAAGTAAATATTTCGATCCGAATAAATCCTCATATTAACCCTCTTACTCATCCTTATATTGCTACCGGATTAGCCAAAAGTAAATTTGGCATTGATGTTAATTCAGCTTTAGATGTTTATCAAGAAGCTTCTCAGTTAAAAAATATAATCATTTTAGGCGTCCATGCTCATATTGGTTCTCAAATTACTACTGCTGGGCTTTTGGTGGAAAACTTAAAGAAGCTGGTGAAATTGGTAGAAAAGCTTTCTAAGGTTAATATTAACCTTAGCTATGTAAATGTGGGTGGTGGATTAGGGATTAAGTATCACCAAGAAGAAATTCCTAAGATTAAAGATATTAGTAAAAAAATTATCCCTATTCTTAAAAAAAGAAATCTTAAATTAATATTAGAGCCAGGTCGTTCCATTGTAGGAGAGGCAGGCATCCTTGTCTCTAAGGTCTTATATCTCAAAAAAACTCCCACTAAAAAATTTGTGGTGGTAGATGCCGCCATGAACGATTTAATAAGACCATCTATTTACGACAGCTATCACCGCATTATACCTTTAGAACAAAAAAATGAGCAAGTATTAGAAGAAGTGGATGTGGTAGGAGGAATTTGCGAAAGTGGAGATTTTTTAGCTAAAAATAGAAACATGTCGCCTTTAAAAAGAGGAGATTATTTAGCGATCCTTGACACCGGCGCTTATGGTTTTTCGATGTCTTCAAATTATAACTCTCGAAGAAGGCCAGCTGAGGTCTTAGTTAAAGATAAAGAATACTTTGTCATTCGCCATCGAGAAACTTATGAAGATTTAGTGGCTAAGGAAGAATTTTTAAGCGATGGGATATTGAGAAGCTTATGA
- the dapF gene encoding diaminopimelate epimerase, with protein sequence MKTLNFLKMEGSGNDFIVFSNKNKEINLSPAWVKKICQKIIGKGSGNDFIVFSNKNKEINLSPAWVKKICQRRTGIGADGLIIIEDSKKADFLMRIINSDGSEAEMCGNGARCAALFATLSSVAKPKMVFETKAGLIRAEVFNNEVKINLNNPNSLILNKMIKLEDSSLLVHHINTGVPHTVLILKEISSVDVESLGKKIRFHQDFAPKGTNVNFVKVINKENIEVRTYERGVESETLSCGTGSAASACIGYLLKLTYPPVKVKTAGGEYLTIDFQEKDSQITNLSMSGPVSVVYEGKIKNPNLEI encoded by the coding sequence ATGAAAACTTTAAATTTTTTAAAGATGGAAGGAAGTGGGAATGACTTTATTGTCTTTAGTAATAAAAATAAAGAGATAAATCTTTCCCCTGCCTGGGTAAAAAAGATTTGCCAAAAAATAATAGGCAAAGGAAGTGGGAATGACTTTATTGTCTTTAGTAATAAAAATAAAGAGATAAATCTTTCCCCTGCCTGGGTAAAAAAGATTTGCCAAAGAAGAACAGGCATAGGAGCAGATGGCCTGATCATTATTGAAGACTCCAAAAAAGCAGACTTTTTGATGCGTATTATCAATAGTGATGGCAGTGAAGCAGAAATGTGTGGAAATGGAGCCAGATGCGCAGCTTTGTTTGCCACGTTATCTTCTGTCGCTAAGCCTAAAATGGTCTTTGAAACTAAAGCAGGCTTGATCAGAGCAGAAGTTTTTAATAATGAAGTTAAGATTAACTTAAATAATCCTAATAGTTTAATCTTAAACAAGATGATTAAATTAGAGGACTCTTCTCTTTTAGTTCACCATATTAATACCGGAGTTCCTCATACCGTCTTAATTCTCAAAGAAATAAGCTCTGTGGATGTAGAAAGCTTAGGAAAAAAGATTAGATTTCACCAAGATTTTGCTCCGAAAGGGACAAATGTTAATTTTGTTAAGGTGATAAACAAGGAAAATATAGAGGTTAGGACTTATGAACGAGGGGTAGAAAGCGAAACTCTTTCTTGTGGAACTGGTTCTGCGGCTTCTGCTTGCATTGGTTATTTATTAAAGTTAACTTACCCTCCAGTAAAAGTAAAAACAGCTGGAGGAGAATATCTTACCATAGACTTTCAAGAAAAAGACTCTCAAATAACTAATTTAAGTATGAGTGGTCCTGTTTCTGTAGTTTACGAAGGAAAGATTAAAAATCCTAATCTTGAAATATAG
- the dapA gene encoding 4-hydroxy-tetrahydrodipicolinate synthase, whose product MWKGCLVALVTPFKDGEINYKEVASLIEWQIKEGADGIVPCGTTGESATLSFEEHKEMIRFAVEKVNGRVPVIAGAGSNNTKESLELLTYAKKVRADGALVICPYYNKPTQEGIYEHFKYLAEAVDIPIVLYNVPSRTGVNMEPLTIKRLSQIKNIVSIKEASGMINQASAIIDHCNNDLTLLSGEDSLILPLLSIGGKGVISATANIVAKDMALLIKKYLSGDIHGAQELHYKLLPVCHNMFIETNPAPVKEALYQMGKISSPEVRLPLVTLREENKERIKKVLSSYGLT is encoded by the coding sequence ATGTGGAAGGGTTGTCTAGTAGCTTTAGTTACTCCTTTTAAAGATGGAGAAATAAATTATAAGGAAGTAGCTTCTTTAATTGAATGGCAAATAAAAGAAGGAGCTGATGGTATTGTTCCTTGTGGAACTACGGGAGAGTCTGCAACCTTATCCTTTGAAGAACATAAGGAAATGATAAGATTTGCGGTAGAAAAAGTTAATGGACGGGTTCCAGTTATTGCTGGAGCTGGCTCTAATAACACCAAAGAATCCTTAGAACTCTTAACTTATGCCAAGAAAGTAAGAGCAGATGGAGCTTTAGTTATTTGCCCTTACTATAACAAGCCTACTCAAGAAGGAATATATGAACATTTTAAATATTTAGCGGAAGCAGTAGATATTCCTATTGTTCTTTATAATGTTCCTTCTCGAACAGGAGTAAATATGGAACCTCTTACCATTAAAAGACTTTCTCAAATTAAAAATATTGTCAGCATCAAAGAAGCTTCTGGCATGATAAATCAAGCTAGTGCTATTATTGACCATTGTAATAATGATTTAACCTTACTTTCTGGAGAAGATTCTTTAATCTTGCCCCTCTTATCTATTGGCGGGAAAGGGGTTATTTCCGCAACCGCTAATATCGTGGCTAAGGACATGGCACTCCTTATTAAAAAATATCTTTCTGGAGATATTCATGGCGCCCAAGAGCTTCACTATAAACTACTTCCTGTTTGTCACAATATGTTTATCGAGACTAACCCTGCTCCTGTAAAGGAAGCTTTGTATCAAATGGGCAAGATTTCATCTCCTGAAGTCCGATTACCTTTAGTTACTTTAAGGGAAGAAAATAAGGAACGGATTAAAAAAGTTCTCTCCAGTTATGGTTTAACTTAG
- the dapB gene encoding 4-hydroxy-tetrahydrodipicolinate reductase, with translation MKIIVTGAAGRMGLSIITALYQDPELLLTGVVERKEHKYINQDIGILAGIGNTGLIVADNLEEIIGEGDVLIDFTTPQATIEHLKYAYGYQKKMVIGTTGLSDDQITQIKECSQKIAVVFSPNMSIGVNLLFKITEEVTKILGPEFDIEILEAHHHHKKDAPSGTAKKLAEIVALSLNRDLKKVGIYGREGLVGERKEEEIGILSVRGGDIVGEHNVIFAGEGERLELIHKAHSRMTFAKGALKAAKWLSNKSCGLYNMNDVLGI, from the coding sequence ATGAAGATAATAGTTACTGGAGCAGCAGGAAGAATGGGTTTAAGTATTATTACGGCTCTTTATCAAGATCCAGAATTACTACTTACTGGTGTAGTAGAAAGAAAAGAACATAAATATATTAACCAAGATATTGGTATCTTGGCGGGCATAGGAAATACAGGTTTAATCGTTGCCGATAATTTAGAAGAAATCATCGGAGAAGGCGATGTCTTAATTGATTTTACCACACCTCAAGCTACTATAGAGCACTTAAAATATGCTTATGGTTATCAAAAAAAGATGGTCATAGGTACTACTGGGCTTAGTGATGACCAAATAACTCAAATTAAGGAATGTTCTCAAAAAATAGCGGTGGTTTTTTCTCCAAATATGAGCATAGGAGTAAACTTACTCTTTAAGATTACTGAAGAAGTAACTAAGATTCTTGGCCCTGAATTTGATATTGAAATTTTAGAAGCCCATCACCATCACAAGAAAGATGCTCCTTCTGGTACGGCTAAAAAATTAGCTGAAATTGTTGCTCTATCTTTAAATAGAGACTTAAAAAAAGTAGGCATTTACGGAAGAGAAGGTCTGGTAGGGGAGCGAAAAGAAGAAGAGATTGGAATCTTATCGGTGCGCGGGGGAGATATTGTAGGAGAACATAATGTTATCTTTGCTGGCGAAGGAGAACGTTTAGAATTAATCCATAAAGCTCATAGTAGAATGACTTTTGCCAAAGGTGCTCTTAAGGCAGCTAAGTGGTTATCTAATAAATCTTGTGGCCTTTATAATATGAATGATGTTTTAGGAATATAA
- a CDS encoding LL-diaminopimelate aminotransferase, with protein MEKAKRIQELPPYLFVEIDRLKNEALKKGADLIDLGIGDPDQKTPDFIVNALSEALKNEENHHYPSNYGLLSLRIAIAHWYQKRFGVNLDPEKEILPLIGSKEGIGHLPLALINPGNVVLVPNPGYPVYQAATILAGGEPYHLPLLKENEFLPVLENIDPFILKKTKLIFLNYPNNPTGAVANKEFFKEIVKFADQYKIIVAHDAAYSEIYFDQQKPLSFLEIEGAKEVGVEFHSLSKTYCMAGWRIGFVVGKAEIIEALAKVKSNLDSGVFQAIQCAATVALNDTSDFVNKLRFTYQERRDVIVDGLNKFNWKTKKPEATFYVWISVPSGYTSSELCKTLLEKAGIVTTPGIGFGKYGEGYIRVALTTDKFKLEEVIERLKKLS; from the coding sequence ATAGAAAAAGCTAAAAGAATCCAAGAGCTACCCCCTTATCTTTTTGTAGAGATCGATAGATTAAAGAATGAAGCTTTAAAAAAAGGAGCAGACTTAATTGATTTGGGTATCGGCGATCCTGACCAAAAAACACCTGATTTTATAGTAAATGCCTTAAGTGAAGCCTTAAAAAATGAAGAAAATCACCATTATCCTTCCAATTATGGTTTATTAAGTTTAAGAATAGCTATTGCTCATTGGTATCAAAAAAGGTTTGGTGTTAATTTAGATCCAGAAAAAGAAATTTTACCTTTAATCGGCTCTAAGGAAGGAATTGGCCATCTTCCTTTAGCCCTTATTAATCCAGGTAATGTGGTCTTGGTTCCTAACCCTGGTTATCCTGTTTATCAAGCCGCCACTATCCTTGCGGGAGGAGAACCTTATCATCTTCCTTTATTAAAAGAAAATGAATTTTTACCCGTCTTAGAAAATATTGATCCATTTATCTTAAAAAAAACTAAGTTAATCTTCTTAAATTATCCAAATAATCCTACCGGAGCGGTAGCTAATAAGGAATTTTTTAAAGAAATAGTAAAATTTGCGGACCAATATAAGATTATAGTTGCCCATGATGCGGCTTATAGTGAAATTTATTTTGACCAACAAAAACCACTTAGTTTTTTAGAAATAGAAGGAGCTAAAGAGGTAGGCGTGGAGTTTCACTCTCTTTCTAAGACTTATTGTATGGCTGGTTGGCGCATAGGATTTGTCGTAGGTAAGGCTGAGATTATTGAAGCTTTAGCTAAGGTTAAAAGTAACTTAGATTCTGGGGTATTTCAAGCTATTCAATGTGCCGCCACGGTTGCCTTAAATGATACCTCAGACTTTGTGAACAAACTACGTTTCACTTATCAAGAACGAAGAGATGTGATCGTTGATGGACTTAATAAATTTAATTGGAAGACTAAAAAGCCTGAAGCGACCTTTTATGTTTGGATTAGTGTTCCTTCAGGTTATACTTCCTCAGAGCTTTGTAAAACTTTATTAGAAAAAGCTGGTATTGTAACCACTCCTGGTATTGGATTTGGGAAATACGGAGAAGGTTATATTAGAGTGGCTTTAACTACAGATAAATTTAAGTTAGAAGAAGTCATAGAAAGACTAAAAAAGCTTTCGTGA
- a CDS encoding prevent-host-death protein, with translation MSKTAIRYISNKKGDLTDVIVPVKLWREIESERETAYLLKSETMKQRLLKAKKRQEGVPFDEACKKLGI, from the coding sequence ATGAGTAAAACAGCTATTCGGTACATCTCTAATAAAAAAGGCGATCTTACAGATGTAATCGTTCCTGTTAAACTTTGGCGTGAGATTGAATCCGAAAGAGAGACAGCATATCTTTTAAAAAGTGAGACTATGAAACAACGTCTTTTGAAGGCCAAAAAACGCCAAGAAGGGGTACCTTTTGATGAGGCTTGCAAAAAACTTGGAATTTGA
- a CDS encoding efflux RND transporter permease subunit: protein MNIPELSVKRPVFMLMVILIIIIIGIVAFFRLTIDLMPKIDFPLTTVITNYEGVAPEEIEEAITRPIEDAVSTVSGVKKISSTSQEGVSLVVVEFNWGTNLDAATEDLRERLSVMKGFLPEEAKDPMVIRMDIGAMPIMVLTISSLRDLAQLKELADNVIVPRIERIKGVGQAMAMGGLIREVLIEVDADKLKSRGISLAEIAQKLRLENMNKTCGKIIKGPTEYTFRAIGEFSQPKEMEMIIVGIKQDNPVYLKDIAEVKDTFKEQRGYGRLKGQQTIGIIIRKEADANTVAVSDEILRQIPIIEGYLPQDVQIHKVFEVAKQIRSTINSTKWSGIEGGILVIVVLFLFLRSFRPTLIVSLAIPFSIVTAFILMYFRGFTINIMTLSGLIIAMGRLVDDAIVVIENIFRHISTGKDRQEAAIVGANEVFMPIIASTLTTVAVFFPLVFVTGVAGELFKAFGWVVAYALFASLFVAVTLTPMMSSKILTATTGEEKETGWYHTLRERYGQILLWCLNHKKKVVASSLLLLVLSLVLIAFIPQEFISKSDTGSFMSQLKMPVGTSLEETSKAVSFMENNILKIEGIDSVFTFTGVNLAGGAQAGSMGKGEVSGVHTAMIMVSLKDRKERKVTADDVTKRIRKIATSIPGAILEINDIGSMMMGGKAPVEVKVSGEDLPTLQNIAEEVKDEISKIKGVVDVTTSIQQGNPEFQIIYDREKLSSAGLSVAQAAGVVKTAVDGDVWTRLRQKGKEIDIRIRLKESQRKSIEDIENISLPTPFGTQILLRDVAKIEQGKGPGNIKRLNKKRLISITANLSGRKLGDVMKEIKTVLPKIPLPQGYLIDFGGEYEDMRGTFRDLGWMLIFAIILVYMIMAAQFESLIHPLTIMTSLPFAAIGVFLALFITGQSLNISSFIGLIMLVGIVVTNAIVLVDFINQQKKKGLETKEAVLSAAKIRLRPILMTAICTFFALLPMALGLREGEEQMKGLAIGVMGGLTTSTILTLIIVPIVYLIFDNWGKRNKVIG, encoded by the coding sequence ATGAACATTCCTGAATTATCCGTCAAAAGACCAGTTTTTATGTTAATGGTGATACTAATTATCATCATCATCGGCATAGTCGCCTTTTTTAGATTAACTATTGACCTTATGCCCAAGATAGATTTTCCACTTACCACGGTTATTACTAACTATGAGGGGGTTGCACCAGAGGAGATAGAAGAGGCAATTACCAGACCTATTGAAGATGCTGTTTCTACTGTTTCCGGGGTAAAGAAGATTTCCTCTACTTCACAAGAAGGCGTTTCCTTAGTTGTAGTAGAGTTTAACTGGGGAACAAATTTGGACGCGGCCACAGAAGACCTGCGAGAAAGGCTATCAGTTATGAAGGGTTTCCTGCCGGAGGAGGCGAAAGACCCTATGGTTATCAGGATGGACATCGGTGCTATGCCTATCATGGTTTTGACCATTTCAAGTCTTCGCGACCTGGCCCAATTAAAGGAGTTAGCTGATAATGTTATTGTTCCCAGAATAGAAAGGATCAAAGGTGTGGGGCAAGCAATGGCTATGGGTGGGCTTATTCGGGAGGTATTGATTGAGGTTGATGCAGATAAACTTAAAAGCCGAGGAATTTCTCTGGCTGAAATAGCTCAAAAATTGCGTCTGGAAAATATGAATAAGACCTGTGGCAAGATAATCAAGGGACCTACAGAATACACCTTCCGAGCTATTGGCGAGTTCAGTCAGCCAAAAGAGATGGAAATGATAATTGTTGGGATAAAACAAGATAATCCCGTCTATCTAAAGGATATAGCCGAGGTAAAGGATACCTTTAAGGAGCAAAGGGGTTATGGCAGATTAAAAGGCCAACAAACAATAGGCATAATTATTCGTAAGGAAGCAGATGCTAATACCGTTGCGGTTAGCGATGAAATCTTGCGGCAAATACCGATAATTGAAGGGTATCTACCTCAAGATGTCCAGATACACAAGGTCTTTGAAGTAGCCAAACAGATAAGAAGCACCATTAACTCTACCAAATGGAGTGGCATTGAAGGAGGCATCTTAGTGATTGTTGTTCTTTTCCTGTTCTTGCGCTCTTTTAGGCCAACTCTCATTGTCTCTTTAGCCATCCCTTTCTCCATTGTTACTGCCTTTATCCTGATGTATTTTAGAGGGTTCACCATTAATATTATGACCTTATCCGGGCTGATTATTGCTATGGGCAGGCTGGTAGATGATGCTATTGTGGTTATTGAAAATATCTTTCGGCATATAAGTACAGGTAAAGATAGGCAGGAGGCGGCTATTGTTGGCGCAAATGAGGTTTTTATGCCCATAATTGCCTCCACCTTGACTACCGTAGCGGTTTTCTTTCCATTAGTCTTTGTGACAGGTGTGGCTGGAGAACTATTCAAAGCCTTTGGTTGGGTAGTTGCTTATGCCTTATTTGCCTCGCTCTTTGTAGCGGTTACTCTTACCCCAATGATGTCTTCGAAGATATTAACCGCCACTACCGGTGAAGAAAAAGAAACAGGTTGGTATCATACCCTGCGAGAAAGATATGGGCAAATACTTTTATGGTGCCTTAATCATAAAAAGAAGGTGGTTGCATCTTCCCTGCTCTTACTTGTCTTAAGCCTTGTCCTGATTGCTTTTATTCCCCAAGAGTTTATCTCAAAATCTGATACAGGCTCATTTATGTCCCAGTTAAAAATGCCTGTGGGCACATCATTAGAAGAAACATCTAAGGCTGTCTCTTTTATGGAAAATAATATTCTGAAAATAGAAGGGATAGACAGTGTCTTTACTTTTACCGGAGTAAACTTGGCAGGAGGGGCACAGGCAGGTTCAATGGGAAAGGGTGAGGTATCTGGAGTCCATACGGCTATGATCATGGTCTCCTTAAAAGACCGCAAAGAAAGGAAGGTAACTGCTGATGATGTAACCAAAAGGATCAGGAAAATCGCCACCTCTATTCCTGGTGCTATTCTTGAAATCAATGATATTGGTAGTATGATGATGGGCGGAAAGGCTCCGGTTGAGGTCAAGGTGAGTGGTGAAGATTTGCCTACCCTCCAAAACATCGCCGAGGAAGTTAAAGATGAAATTTCAAAGATAAAAGGGGTAGTTGATGTAACGACAAGTATTCAGCAGGGAAATCCTGAATTTCAAATAATCTATGACCGCGAGAAGCTATCATCAGCAGGTTTAAGTGTGGCTCAGGCGGCAGGGGTAGTTAAAACCGCGGTAGATGGAGATGTCTGGACAAGGTTGAGACAGAAAGGGAAAGAGATTGATATCCGCATCAGACTCAAAGAATCACAACGAAAAAGCATTGAGGATATAGAAAATATTAGCCTTCCTACCCCCTTTGGAACACAGATATTACTGCGAGATGTGGCCAAGATTGAACAAGGAAAGGGTCCGGGGAATATCAAGCGACTTAATAAAAAGAGGTTAATTAGTATCACGGCTAATCTTTCTGGTCGTAAGTTGGGGGATGTAATGAAGGAGATAAAGACCGTCTTACCAAAGATACCTTTACCCCAGGGATATCTGATTGATTTTGGTGGTGAATATGAGGATATGCGGGGGACATTTCGTGACCTTGGCTGGATGCTTATCTTTGCTATTATCTTAGTCTATATGATTATGGCAGCTCAATTTGAATCCTTGATCCACCCATTGACCATTATGACCTCACTCCCCTTTGCCGCCATAGGTGTATTTTTGGCATTGTTTATCACCGGGCAATCATTAAATATCAGTTCATTTATTGGTCTCATTATGTTAGTTGGAATTGTGGTTACCAATGCCATTGTCTTAGTTGACTTTATCAATCAGCAGAAAAAGAAAGGATTAGAGACAAAAGAGGCTGTCCTCTCTGCCGCTAAGATTAGACTAAGACCCATTCTGATGACGGCCATTTGCACCTTCTTTGCCCTCCTGCCTATGGCTTTAGGACTCAGAGAGGGAGAAGAACAAATGAAAGGACTGGCTATTGGAGTTATGGGCGGCTTGACTACATCTACCATCCTCACCCTGATAATTGTGCCGATTGTCTATCTTATCTTTGATAACTGGGGGAAAAGGAATAAGGTAATCGGTTAA
- a CDS encoding four helix bundle protein has protein sequence MREPACSFQDLIVWQKAHQFVLGIYIFTRKFPKEEMYSLTSQFRRSVVSIPANIAEGFKKRGRADKVRYLNIAQGSLEESRYYLILTNDLGYGDSSKLLILLEEVSKLLETYSGAILTPEFCILAA, from the coding sequence ATGAGAGAGCCTGCGTGTAGTTTTCAAGACTTAATCGTATGGCAAAAAGCCCATCAGTTTGTTCTGGGCATTTACATCTTTACGAGAAAGTTTCCTAAAGAGGAGATGTATAGTTTGACATCTCAATTTCGGAGATCGGTAGTTTCAATTCCCGCAAATATTGCCGAGGGATTTAAGAAAAGAGGTAGGGCGGACAAGGTTCGCTACTTAAATATAGCTCAAGGGTCATTAGAAGAGTCTCGTTATTACTTAATCCTGACTAATGATTTGGGGTATGGTGATTCTTCAAAACTATTGATACTACTCGAAGAGGTCAGCAAATTATTAGAAACTTACTCTGGGGCTATTCTGACTCCTGAATTCTGTATTCTTGCTGCCTGA
- a CDS encoding efflux RND transporter periplasmic adaptor subunit encodes MRNAKWMIVLGLILIVGCAKPQDMETKIEAISVTTAKPAISEIILTTTLQGTILPIREAKISAKVGGKILRIFAAENDFVQQGAVVAKLDPTDAQIRLLQAEAGLNTAKAGLKQAKTNFELTKIEFDRAQRLKETDSIAQAAFDKASTGYKMASSQVELANAQVNQAETAITSAKQGLGDTNITAPISGIITSKYLNEGEMTGQSPILAIMDISTTKLEVALSEDLITKIKRDQSVQVWLDAYPDKRWTGIIYCLSPTINPQSRTFKTTIYLKNPQGLLKPGMFARCRLEVEKHSNVLCLPQGAVFNRGLDNYLYVIEANKAKLKQVKLGIQDLEKVEITEGLNMADEVVIRGVENLQDGSLVKVTKK; translated from the coding sequence ATGAGAAATGCGAAATGGATGATAGTATTGGGATTGATTTTAATTGTTGGGTGTGCAAAACCACAAGATATGGAGACAAAGATAGAGGCAATTAGTGTTACTACTGCAAAGCCTGCTATCTCAGAAATAATCCTTACCACTACCCTGCAGGGGACTATCCTGCCTATTCGTGAAGCAAAGATTTCGGCTAAGGTTGGTGGAAAAATACTGAGAATCTTTGCTGCGGAGAATGACTTTGTCCAGCAAGGTGCTGTTGTGGCAAAATTAGACCCAACTGATGCCCAAATCAGGCTTTTACAAGCAGAAGCAGGGTTAAATACAGCTAAAGCAGGTCTAAAGCAGGCAAAAACAAATTTTGAGCTGACTAAGATAGAGTTTGATCGAGCCCAAAGGCTTAAAGAGACTGATTCTATTGCCCAAGCTGCTTTTGACAAGGCAAGCACAGGTTATAAGATGGCTTCTTCTCAGGTTGAACTTGCTAATGCTCAGGTTAATCAGGCTGAGACAGCCATTACTTCTGCCAAGCAAGGGTTAGGGGATACCAATATTACCGCTCCTATCTCCGGGATAATTACCTCAAAATATCTGAATGAGGGTGAGATGACAGGCCAGTCTCCAATCCTTGCCATTATGGATATCTCTACCACAAAACTTGAGGTGGCTCTCTCCGAAGACCTGATTACCAAAATTAAAAGAGACCAAAGTGTCCAGGTCTGGCTTGATGCCTATCCTGATAAGAGGTGGACAGGGATAATCTATTGCTTATCCCCGACTATAAATCCTCAATCCAGAACCTTTAAGACCACCATTTATCTTAAAAATCCGCAGGGTTTGCTCAAGCCGGGTATGTTTGCCAGATGCAGGCTTGAAGTAGAGAAGCATAGTAATGTGCTTTGTCTTCCTCAAGGTGCAGTCTTTAATCGTGGCCTGGATAATTACCTTTATGTAATTGAAGCAAATAAGGCTAAACTGAAACAGGTTAAATTAGGTATTCAGGACTTAGAAAAAGTGGAAATTACAGAAGGATTAAACATGGCTGATGAGGTTGTTATTCGTGGGGTAGAAAACTTACAGGATGGCTCGTTGGTAAAGGTAACAAAGAAGTAA